CGTTCACGATCGCTGGATGCTGGAAACGCTGGGTATGAAGCATAAAGATACCTGGTATCCGGCCAATGACGATCAATACAGACAAAAGCTTCAACTGGCTATCGCCTCTGGCGAGAAGCTGCCTGATTTCGTATCCGTACCGACCAATGCGGTATTGACCAATCAGCTGATCGACTCCGGTCAATTCATCGCCATCGATGAGTTGTTCGACAAGTACGCGAGTCAGACCCTGAAAGATCACGCAGCAGCACATCCTGAGCTGTGGTATCCGTTCACCAAGGACGGCAAGAAATATAATATGCCGATCATGGAGTATACGGATAACGACGATACGCTGCTCTGGCTCCGCGAGGACTGGATGGAGAAGCTGAACCTGGAAGCTCCGAAAACCATTGCAGACCTTGAGAACATCATGGACAAATTCAAAAACGAGAACCCGGACGGTCTGTCTCCAGACAAAGTATTCCCGCTGGCGATCTCGCTGAAAAATAACACCAACACCTGGATGGGTCAGCTCGACTGGTTGTTCGGTGCATATGGCACAATCGAGGAGCAATGGAACAAAGACGCAAACGGCAATCTGGAGTACGGCTCCGTTAACCCGGGTGCGAAACAAGCACTTGCCAAGCTGGCTGAATGGATGAACAAAGGTTATATCCACGCCGACTCCGCCCTGTGGGACGAAGGCAAATCCGCTGAAAGCTGGACGGCTGGCAAAGCGGGCATTCTGCCTGGCGCAAACTGGGTACCCGACTGGCCGGCACCGGACCTGCTGAAGAACGTACCTGGCTCAAAATATAAAGCTTACCCTGTTCCGGCTGGCCCAGACGGCAAGATCGGCACAAAGTGGCAGAACTCTGGTGTCAACGCAAGTATCATGATTAACAAGGATGCGAAGCATCCAGAAGCCATCTTCCTGTACTACAACTACCTGCTCGATAACCTGGCTAACCCGGCTGCGGGCAGTGAGTATGAATACGGCTTCGCCAAAGGTTACGACTGGGATATCATTGACGGACAACCGACCAGTGACAAAGAGAAGATCAAAGACTTCTCCAACGAATTCCCTTTCCTGACCGGCCCGGCTCGTATCCCGGATCTGTACATGAAAACACTCGTGAAGCTGGCCAACGGCGAGAAGCCTGAAACACCGTACGAGAAACAAATGGCCGAATTCCGTAAACCGGAAAACTGGTATGCAGGTAAAGTCGTTATGTCCCAGATCGACATTCGTAAACAAAACTACTTTACTGGCGCTGCAACACCAACGATGGTATCCAAATGGAACCTGCTCCGCCAATCCGAGATGGAAACCTTCAACAAAATCATCTACGGCCAACTGCCAGTTGATGCCTTTGACCAATTCGTCACCAACTGGAAGGCCAATGGCGGAGATCAGATCACGCAAGAAGTGAATGAATGGTTTAAATCGGTGAGTGGGAAGTAAGATTTCGGTTAAAAGAAACAATTAAAAATAAGCCGAAGCGTGTAATTCTATCGCTTCGGCTTGTTTTTGGTTTGTTGATTTTTATTATTATAGCAGGGATCACACTTATTAAGTTATGTTTGCCACTATACCAACTACATAAATTGTTATTAAAACGCCGTCCAAGGTATAGGTTTAACGTTTCCCTTTGTAGAGCTAAAGGAGTAATATCTATGAGCTGGGGTTGATGCTTTAATATTTATCCCCAGAGTATCACTAACAAAACCTATAGCGCCTGTAGCTCTCATTGTCCAAGTTCCACTACCATGAAAATAACCTTCAGAAATATAACCTGGGTTATTATTTGAAGTTTCACTTAAAATAAATGCGGGATTTCTATTTACATGGGCATATGATACCTGTAATGGTCTAACTGCAACAGAACCATTGTGCTCCCAGCTGACTGTCAGAGTAATTGTAGTTGTATCTACTCCAAAAACACTAAATGTAAAAGACTTACTCGCTGAAGCAGCTGTGTTAGCTGCTGCTAGAGCATTTGTAGAAGATTTTCCGCCCTGAGTCCCATTAGATGATGATTCATCAACTACCGTGACCGGAACTTCTTCTCCATTATAATTGTACGTTGTTTCCTTTTCCCCCGTTGCAATATCCTCTATGGCTTCAGCATAGTCAATAGAAGTTATAAACCGCAAGAATGTCTCCTGTTTTGATGGCTCCAACCCATTAAATTGATTCAGACTCTCACTTGCTCCCACATCTCCATTATTAATAAGTTCCGTCAAATAATCTACATACATCTCAGGTGTGTATTCATTACTTTCCCCTGAGTTATCTGCATAAGTTAATGAAGAAAACAAGGTTGTTACGAGAATTAAAGCAAGTACGCTCTTTGATATTTTCTTTAACATTGAATGATTTCCTCCCTAATGGTTATATATATTGTATTGGCATGGCGGTATATATTACGTTACCATTAATTAGGTAATTTGAAACACTTATTGAAAATACTTTAATAAAAGGTGGATAATAGAATATGAAAAACAACAAAGTTTTGTGGACGATTTTAGGAGTTATTGCAGTTTTATTAATACTTTATGCTTTTGTATCCATGTCTAAATAAATATAGGAGACGTTTTTTTTACAAAGACTTTCAGTTATATTAAATACATTCTTAATATTCCCTTTAAAGATATGGCTGAATTACGCAACCATAAAAACTGGGCCGGTGCTAAAGTGGTAATATTGCAAATGAAACTACTTCAATAGCAATGCAATGATTGGTACAAGTCGGTAAGCGGGAAGTAGAATTGAAGAATTAACACAGGTCAAAATAAAAGAATAAAAAACAAGCCGAAGCGTACATTTCCATCACTTCGGCTTGTTTTCTAAATCAATTTAATCCAGCACTTTAAAATACAGGAACTTCAACATAATCTGTACTCATAACTCTTTTTCCATCTTTCTCTTCTGATCCAACCTCAATACCAAATTTTATTGATTCAGAGAGGGACATACCCTTTTTATCCGGACTTAATTCGATCACAATCGTTCCAGTACCTCCGCCATTTGCTATATAATTTCGTTCTCTCCCAATTTCAATCATCGTGCGCCATGAAGAGTCATCAGAAGAATTCATCCAGGTGTATACATACTCAGCAGGCTTCAACTTCGATTGATGTTCAGGATAACTGCTGGTGATGCTGGAGACACTCCATTGATCAGGGATATAAAATGCAACACCACCCCAGTCAGCGGGATCAATCTCTACATGTGCTACTATTTTTATATGATAATATGCTCCTTCTCACCCTCAACAAATATCGATCCTTCTGTCATTGTCTTTAAATTCGTTGATTTGGCATCCAGATCAAAGTTTCAACTTGAATAATATTGCCATTAACAACTGGCTCATTGGCTCCTTTTTGTTGAAATTCAAGATAAACAGAACAAACACAATCGCAATAAACATAAAAAGTAAGATTAAGTATTTAGATCTTTATTTCATATAACCACACCTCACTTCTGCCTTTGTTTCTTTAAACTTAACACATACTCAACGCCCTCCTTTCCTTTATCAGCTCCTTCCAAGCCTTCGCAGAGTTAATTCATGGTGTGCAGCTGTATACATATATAACGTTACAATCTGCATCGAAGTAATAATTTGTAATTTAGAATTTGGAAAAGTAGAGCATTAAAACCGGAGCGGAAGCGCTAGATTCACGCTTCCGCTCCGGTTCTTAAATTAAGATCAAGGTAGCTTCGCCTGACTTATGGGTTCGCCTTAGTGGATCAAGCCTCTGTATCGGTCTCCTCTGGCATCGACTGACCCAGTAAGGATACTGTGAGTTGAATGCCATCTTGTAGTCCCTGCATATACAACCGCTCATTTTCTATGCCTTTGCTGACAATATAACGATTTTCCCACTCGATATATTCAGGTGTCTGCTCGATATCCTTGCCAGCAAACAATCCTTCGAACGCTTCGTCCTTTTTCTCACGTACACGACTCAATTCAGGGTCATGCTCGATTCTGGCAGATACTTCATCTAACCTTGCCTGGATCGCTTGTTGCAACCACGGCGGAAAATCCATTGCTTCCCCTCCCCAAAGCATTATGTACCTCGCTCATCCTCGTACAACTCGGTGATGTCTCGCCTTCATTTCACTCACTCGTGCTGCCACCAGTTCATCCACCCTTCGGCTCTGTTCCTGAACCTCGGGATTGTCCCACAACGGAATCGCTTGCTTCAAGGATGCCTCACCTAGCTGATTAAGTTTGCGCCGTTCCTCTTCCAATAAGTCAAGCAACTGGCTCATACATCCACCTCTCTGATGGGTCTAAACTGCACTATGTCTTGTTAAGACTAGACGTGAGCAGTCAATTTTAATGCGAATATCGGTTTATTTTATTTTAATTCGATATACGCATTAAAAAAACTATTATTTCTCATACAATTTGGTTGAAATGAGGGGTGTACATAATGAAGCATAGACAAGAACCACCTGGCGATAAAAACATAATCGGCTCCCGAGTCGTAGCTATTCGTAAAAGTAAGGGCATCAAACAACGAGAGTTCCTCGCCAGACTGCAAACATTGGGTTTGGATATCAGTCAGACAAGTCTTTCGCGTCTAGAAGGTCAATATCGTCTTGTTCAGGATTATGAAGTGGTGATGATTGCTAAGGCTTTGGAGGTTTCTGTGGGGTATTTGCTTGGGGAAGAAAAAGGTTGGGTATAGCTTGTGAGTTACTGCTATACCCATAAAAAATTTAGGAAATGAATTGCAAATAATTAATTAAATATAAACTCATATATTGTGAATGTTTATTTTATTGTTTAGCATAAAAAAATATAAACCTATATGCTAAAAAGTCAACTTATTCTGAAATGGTCTCATAGGAATCATTCAAGTTATGAGTCCTTCCCTACTTAAAATTTGTATTGCTGATTTCCTATAACATTTTTGTATTCACGAACCCTCACTGCCTTAAACGACCTAAGGGAGGAAATTAGTCGAGAATTTCAATATTACTATGATACATTCTTTTTACCTAAATATGATACGTTCCTATTGCCTAAATTAGAAAATAAATCGCTCCGTGCGATACCATGACATTCTTGGATTAGATGTACAAAAAAAAGAACTGGACTCTCCCTTTAAATGGGATGTGTCCTCTTCTTTATGTTTAACTAACTGTCCTGCCCCATTAGTTTAATGAATGGTTAAAAACCGTTTTCCTGTAACTCATCGGAGAACGATTTTCTTCTGATGATGCAATGCAAATCTGCCTGACCAAAACTTTATATCTACCACTAAGAATGATCTAAAACAAATTCAAGGAATTCACAAATGATTTCTGAAGCAGCTTCCTCTTCGGGTAACCGGATATATCTACTGATAAGTTTGATGTCTTCTTTGAATAAATCAATGAGAAGAAGAATAGATTCAGCATCTTTGTCCTTTGCTGCTCCTAAAATACTTACAAATTCACTGTCTCTGATAAATGTTTGAGCATCTTTTTCTTCCATTTGTTCACCGCCTGTTGACTTATATTCATTTGACTCGCAACTTCTTTTTCTGAATAACCTTCTATGT
Above is a window of Paenibacillus sp. E222 DNA encoding:
- a CDS encoding ABC transporter substrate-binding protein, coding for MIKFKTWWSLLMVIALITITACGSSDTASDNGTKDDTPATVGSAEAEAAFAKGKYDPPIEFSSVLMPKKYVQGDTKENNVHDRWMLETLGMKHKDTWYPANDDQYRQKLQLAIASGEKLPDFVSVPTNAVLTNQLIDSGQFIAIDELFDKYASQTLKDHAAAHPELWYPFTKDGKKYNMPIMEYTDNDDTLLWLREDWMEKLNLEAPKTIADLENIMDKFKNENPDGLSPDKVFPLAISLKNNTNTWMGQLDWLFGAYGTIEEQWNKDANGNLEYGSVNPGAKQALAKLAEWMNKGYIHADSALWDEGKSAESWTAGKAGILPGANWVPDWPAPDLLKNVPGSKYKAYPVPAGPDGKIGTKWQNSGVNASIMINKDAKHPEAIFLYYNYLLDNLANPAAGSEYEYGFAKGYDWDIIDGQPTSDKEKIKDFSNEFPFLTGPARIPDLYMKTLVKLANGEKPETPYEKQMAEFRKPENWYAGKVVMSQIDIRKQNYFTGAATPTMVSKWNLLRQSEMETFNKIIYGQLPVDAFDQFVTNWKANGGDQITQEVNEWFKSVSGK
- a CDS encoding helix-turn-helix domain-containing protein, which codes for MKHRQEPPGDKNIIGSRVVAIRKSKGIKQREFLARLQTLGLDISQTSLSRLEGQYRLVQDYEVVMIAKALEVSVGYLLGEEKGWV
- a CDS encoding helix-turn-helix domain-containing protein → MIKLYIEGYSEKEVASQMNISQQAVNKWKKKMLKHLSETVNL